AGGCCTTTGTTTTGCGTAGTTTCTTCTTTTGTGCCCGATTTTGTTTCGGTGTTGTGTTGTATTGATGGGTTGTGCACCCTTGCGCCGCTTGTTAATTCATcgtttgcttataaaaaaaagttgaatTCTCCCTCCAAACTCATATGCTTGGTTGGGTGAGAATTTTGGCCCTCAACTTCAATAAGGTTTATTCCCCTTTTAATATCTTATGATTGGTTAAGTGAGAACTTCAGACTTTTTTGGTACACTCACTTTTAGGCTAGTCATTGATTCATAAAGGTTAATGACACCATCTCCACCTTGATCCAATGATTCCCCCTTGAAGACCTTGAGGGAATTCACAATAATATTTACATCTTAATCGATGACATGTTCTTAGAGATGTTAGGATGTGAATAACACCAGACACGAAAAACCAAGATCAAAACACGGCCTTCAAGAGTTATACATCCTTCAAAATGATAATACGGGTTTAAAAACGCATCAAATCCAAAAATAAAAGATTGTATTCACTAGTTAACGTCATCATCAGACCAACATAAAATACAACAAACTCATATACGACCCTAAGTAAAGAAATATCACGACAAACAACTACGACTTCGCCGAAGGGAATTTTATATATTCAAGTGTGACCCCTAAAATGAGCTTTGTCAACTACAAATGATGACCAAAATATCAAACTCCAATCATCACATGGCTCTGTCACCTAAAGATGTGGTGGCAATTATTCCAAACTAGGCTCAGTCCACATGCACAATATTGCATCTTTAAGGTTATATAAGACTCACAACATCATCTACAATTAAGATATACATTATTCTAAACCTAGTCTCCACCTAGAATACATATTACTCCCTCTGTTTCAAAATGAGTGTCGTTTTTGgagaaaaaaattgtttcaaaatgAATGTTGTTCTCAATTTTCAATGTAAAAATGATTGCTATCATTTTAATTGTATCCTTCAATTATTACTCTGTACACTATTTCCAATATATTAATAGGGTTAATTTAATAAAAGTGCAATGTTTAGGACAATATCATTGCATTTCTTAATCTGTGTGCAAAAACCTTAAATGACGATCATTTTAAAACGGAGGAAGTAACCTAAAGCATTATAGAAGTTTGTGGTTACATCATTATCTATTAGAGCCAAAGATCAAAGTTCTGACGAAACACTGGTATTATCAAGTTAAGCTCTAGATTGGAACCATTACAAAATATCACAAGTACATCTTCAAGAAGGGGTGCTTTATCTAATAGGGACTTTAACCCATTATACACCCTCATTGGAGGTAGGAAAAAATGAGGGCGGTAAAATAGTAATGATTtcatttacaaaattaaaatgcaaCCATGTAAACTTAATATTAGgatccttttttcttttattttgcacTCTAGTTTTTAGAGGAAGAGGAATGGGATCCTAGTAATTCAAAATTCCTTTTTGTTCTTTAATTCAAAAttcttttttgttctttaagaAGAGTTTGTTTACCACTTTTTGTTCTTTAATTCAAAATTCCCTTTTGTTCTTTAAGAAGAGTTTGTTTGCCACTCGAGCTTAAACACTTGGTTTATTAAGTTCAAAGAACTCATTAAGTTACATTTTTGGTAGTGTAGAAAATTAAGACCCCTGCCTCAAATTAAGGGATTTTTAGAATATATTGTCAACTTTTTTTGACGTAGAACAAATGCCACATGATAATTAACAAACAAAATGAATCTTATAAAAGAATAAGGactaaaaaattgaataaaatactaTAATTTCATTTGATAGCATAACATCACACACACAACGTGATAAAGGATTGAAACATTGGGTAAGATGCAAGGGACTGAAAATATCTTTTCATTTGATAGCATTACATCTCGTCAAGAGTAGCAAAAGAGACTCAGAAATTGTAGGCAAGCAGCTTTACTCTTTACAATATAGTCAACATTACAGAAAAGTGAGACAGTGTTTGGCAAATGATATTACAGTGGTGAAAGAGCGTCAAGCACAACCACCATCTCTGATTTTTACAAAATGTCTATTAGTAGCAAAAGTATCATCCTTCCAGTAAATATCAGATACTAAATATTATGTGATCTGGTGGCTTGTGGATCTTGAATGGCAGAGCATGATTTCAGGGATGTTAGTGGTGAAGTTTCACCAGGTTTCACACTTTCACCTCCAGGTGGCAAACACCTCTTAGAGAAAAATGCAGCAATACTTCTTGGTCCACCACTGCTCTTTTCTGTCAGTTCAACCACACGTTTTCGTTTTTAATATAGAAAGAAAACAACTAAATCAAAAAATGGGTTAAATTCTTAAAAGACAGGATATCATACCAGGTTTAACTGACAAACCAAGCTTAACCAATACTTCTTTCTTCACCTGAACAAATATAAAAGCATAAACTCAGCCTAAGTAGTACAAAACTCAATcatacagaaaaaaaaaaaaaaagtagttttAGCATGTGATCACAGCATAATTGGTTATTCCTAAATTCAATGAAAACAACATTGATTGTTTTCACAAAAGTTCCAAATAATTTCTGCATGTGGAACACAGATTCAACATAACCTAACATCTTAGTTACCTTGCAGATCAAATAAAGAAATGAGACCGTATAATATATCCATCCATATAAATCAGCAGGAGGCATTTAGGCAGTAGAAAAGGAATTAGTTTATTGAATTGGGATCTGTGGCTAAATAAGAACCAACAACTCCTTTATTGACTTTATGGGTATAACTGTAACATAAGTCATTTCTCATGATATTGACTTTATGGGTCAAACATAGGTCACTTCTCATGATAGCCAGCTGAGAGATCAATTCAGCTTAAGTTCATATGAACTCCAATAGATTTCTAGATCTATTGGTGAGCGGATCTATTTCAACATCCAGGGGCACAACCAACTACAGCTGCAAAATGTTTAAGGGATTGATGCAGCCACCTATACGACCTGGTGCCTGGAAAATATTTAGTCCCTTGACATTTGTATCTGCCTACCAACTTTTAATGATTTGCATTATAAAAATTAGCAGCAAGATGGTTTTCCACCCGCACAAACCTGCCAACGGTTATCAACATAGTCTGATACTTCTCGTACTTTATTCCTTAGTGATGACTTTGATGCGGAAGGAAATTTCTGTTGCAAAGACCTTAACAGTTTATTTATGCCCTGAGAACAATTCTGAATAGTGGTCACCTGAAAAACCagcaaaatcaaataaatcactgTAAAGTGATAAAATTTGCAGGGTAACATATAAAATCAGCTGCAACTTCAGAAAAGCAAGATAAAAGGATAAGGGAAGTGTTGCCAGATCAACCTGTCTCTGCAAAATCAGAACTTACAATTATAGGTAGATCTGTGTCTGGTATGGCAGCCAAATCAGACGGTGGAGTAGCAGCACCTTTGCCAGTAGAGGGAGAGGCTTCTTGGTCTTCATCTTGAATTTTATCTGTTGATAATTCTAATTCTATACATGAGCCACCAGGAATTGTGTGCATACTCAAGGCTTGCAAGCACAAAAGTTCTTGCTTAGGAATGCCGCTATTATTGTGATCCAATACTGAAGGGTCTTTGTCAAGGATAAAATTTGGTATAATCACAGGGTTATTTTTACGAAGAGCATGCTCTGTCAAATTGTTAAGATATTTCTGCTGTCGAAGTAAAGCACAAAATTCCTCGGCCTCTATGTCATCCTTAGAGCAAAGTGAGCTATCAGCCTCTGCATGGCTAACATCTGTTTCCATTTTGTCCAGTTGTGCACCCTACATATAAATGAAGATTTCATTAACAAATTGTACTGGCCTTCAAATTTACAGAGCAGATGTCAATTGTTTGTACAAGTGCTCAACAAAGGCATCTCAGGACATTTTATGCCACACGTGCCACAGGTTGTCATTGGATCATAAAACATTAAACAAAAATGAACATGACATGCACAAATTTCAAGACACCAAAAGGTTATCACTATTCCCTAAAATCATCAAATTGtaaaatgtaaaacaaagaaCTTCAAGTAAAAAGATCAAGACTCTACCTCGTCTTCTGAAAGATATCCATCTGGTACAAAAAATCCATCTTCACTTTCTCCATCAGACTTTGAACATTCCTCTTGACATTcctcttcatctttctcttcatctttctcaCAATCTGAAAGACTTTCACCAGGCTcctccttaaaaaaaaaaaagaccgaTGTTAGCAGATCAAATACATTtacatatattaataaaattagatTCAGAGATTCAAAGCACCTCTTCCCATTCCTCATCACTGCTAACTTCATAATCAAGGTTTGGATCCTTCCTTAAAGGATGGCGTGCTCCAACAACATCACTAGAAATACAAATTTTTACACATAAGCAAACCTCAACTAGATATACTAGAACCAGACATCATACCATGCaagaaattattaataaataataatataagatCATAAGCAATTACATGGATTTAAGTTAACCAACCAATAAGGCTTTAAAAGTGGTGACTAAACATCCGCGTGTCTAGAAGAGACCGACAAACAAACTAGCTGAGTTTGGAGTTTTCCATTTTTTAAATATAGACATAGCCTTTTAAAAGTCAATCCGAAATCCATTAATGAAGCAGGGTCTAACCTTTTAGATGGCCAAAACCCATAAAAGGCTGGTCTAGGAGCATTATCAAACTGTAATAATTGTCTTCCTCGATGGTACTTCTTGGCATCAAGATTAGTACCGTCAGCATTCAACAAGCATGAATTAAGATCTGGACTACTTCCTCCCAATTGATCTACATCGTTTTCCATGCCCAACTCATAGTCCTGAATTGCAGCTTTACTATCTGTAAGCTTAAGTTTGTTAACAGCTTCAATCTTGGGATTCTGACGTAAACCCCATCTCTGTTTTCTGTTTGAGCGAATTGATTGTCCTAAAGAGCGCCATGAAGAAAAGTGTGACCTGCAGAATGAGGCATTTTTTTAAGATCTAAAAACAGTTTGGGATCAAAGAGTAAGGTAAACCTCGCTTATAAGTATAAGCTTTAACAAAAATACATACAACCAAGCATCGTTCATAAGTTACTAGAtcataaattaaaatattcaagGAAACCTCTTTTATACATTCGTCTCTTTCAGAAAAACAGATGTATGGGTTTGTTAAAAAACATATAAGGAAACATTGTATAATCTTTGACAAAAATACATACAACCAAGCATCATTGATAAATTACtacataacaaattaaaatagaatTAAGAAATAAATATACATTAACAAGAAAATAATGGTGATAACAGATTACTTACATAAGAGTCAGAAAATGGTATTTATATAGTATAAAATATGGAAAGAATATACAACATATAATAGGAAAAGTATCAACATCAGCCAAAAAAGAGTTAGAAAATATGACTTTATATTTCTTCATAGTAAAAGTTAGatagatatttattttatttttatatgcatacaatttttatttgtaaaataTAATTATGGTATATAGTAACAAGTACAGGTACAACATGAATTTTTGAAGTACTGATGCTTAAAAGGGTAAAACAGTTCTACCTGCGAAGATCCTCAGGCGAAATATCACTACTTGATGCAAGAACATCATCCATCAAAAGAGTAGCTGACTTAGACAGGTTTTCATCCTTGCTGCTTATAAAATCAGATGCAGTTGGCTCAACTGAAACTTTGTCATTCTGAACAGAAGGATTAGGCTTACTTCTTTTCAAAAAACGCTCCATGATTGAGACTTGCTTTTGTAAATTACGTTTCTTTTTTAACTCagcttcttctttctctctgcGCCGCTGTTCTTTTTCTGCTTCCTCAACCAGCCTCTTCTGTTGTTTTTTCTGTTCACAACATTTATCATCACTTCTTACCTCGCCTTGGGACAATTTCAAATTAGTTTCCTAGATGAATTAGGCAGTTGGAACAGAGGAAAGTTGTCAATTGTCAAACATAAATCTTTTCATTAGATGAATGAAgtcaaaaaaattaagaataaatatatcAACTAGTCATTAATATTTATCATCTAACAATATAGATAATCATAAAGATGTCTGCAAAGTTAGTTGTCAATCCTACTTCAACATCCTGCaaattttattggtttttttgGTTTCTATATTATTGTCGTCAAACAGCTGTAATGGAAAATTGGAAACTGTACTTAAATTCATAGAAAACACAATTTCACAGCCAATGAAAGCAACACCAGTCACCAAGTAACGAGTAACTAAAGCTATAAACAGTATATGATGGAATCAAAAGAGCACTAACAATGGCAGTCGTTTCTGTTTTTATATCACACTgcatgctttctttttctttctcttttgcttcagctttctccttctctttctCAACTTTCTCCTTCTCTTTCTCAGCTTTCTCAGCTTCTCTTCTATTTCTATCCAACTGTTTAATCAGCAATTTTTCTTCTTGGCTTGCTTTTTTCTTATCCCTACAGTTATAATTTAgaagtaaaaaaatcaaaatacaataTTTATATACTTGCAGTAGAAATAAAACATGTTATGTAGGAACATAAGATTACATACATGTCTTCATTGTTTTTCTGCAACAAGCCTTCAACTATCAAGTGGATGTCAGCCCCAGTAGAAGTTTTATTCAGCTTTTTTGAGGCCTTAATTAAGTCTTGACTATAATTAGGCTCACTTTCATGTTTCTTGAGTGACCCTATCATTTCTGCAAAGAAATGACATTGCAACAAAATACACATTAAACGAAGTTGTCATTTTCCCAAAAATTGATCAAAACAATGCATTCATCAGAAATGAAATCTACACTAATTACACGATACTCCACTATCAACAGCATATTTCTTTTTGCAATAAAAAAAGGAACCACTCAACTAATAACATTCAAACTATCACAAAGGTAATAATATTTGATATACTCCATCGTCAACCAAAACAAAGTAATCCATACCAGTTACAGCCATAATTCTCTCATTGATCTTTTTCCGCATTGTGCGCCGGATAACAAGCTCCCCTCTGACAGATTTTGGAAGCAACTTAACATCCCTAGTCTGCAATAACAACACAACAAATCCGTTACAACTAAACAATCAGTGTACTGGTATACATTCATCCTAAACGCAAACACAATTACTATCAACATACCCAGCTTTCAAAAATACATTGATTTACACGAACATAGCAAAAATGGTTAGTAAAATATCAACAAACATCACAAATGAATAATTAAAGAAACATAAGAATCACCTCCCAACACCAAAGACAAGAATCAGAATGATCTTCTAGTATATCAGCATCAGCATTGGGCACTCCATACATCATCCTCTGCCCAACAAACAGCACACTACTCTTCACCAACGCGGAGTTAAAACCTTCCACCAACACAACTCCCCCATTCGCCACCTCACTATTCAACCTCCCATAAACATCGTCCACAAGCTTCGACAACGGAAGCTCACTCTCCTCCATCAACGCCGCAACAACCGCATTTCTCGACCCACCGCATTGCTTAAGGTCAACAACAACCTTCTTACCCGAAACCTCTCTGTAGTACCCAAACAGCCCCTCGAGCTCCTTTTCTAGGGTTTCGATTTGAGCAAGCTTCTCTTCTGGTGTTCGAGGGTTCGGTAACTTGGAATTGACCTCTTTCTTTCGCTTCCGGGAGTTGGTTTTGGGGCGATTGGTTGTCGGATCTTGAAGTGGTGGCTGAGGAGGAGTGGCTTCGAGGTCGATTATGGCGGAGTTTTCCATTTGCATGGTTGGGGAAGGTGAGATCTGAGATGAAATGAGGAACCCTAATCGGTGGGAGAGGGAAATGAAAATGGAGAAAGGAATATAAACGATAAAGGGAAAGTGAAATTTTAGAGTTTCGCGCCTTCGTGCTTTATTGCCTCCATTTCTAAATATTTAACTTCTCACCTTCCATACCCTttcattagttaattaattaattaattaataaatgtaCTAAATATCAGCATTAATgtctttttctcttcattttttagtACAACGCTAATAGcataatatatgtatatttaattatattttaaccaaaaaaaattatgtaatttaaattataagtattattattagaaatagtGTACATCTACATCATTATAACTTTATTTATTCATAAAACTAATGTAATTTTTATGATTTAGTCTTAGTTagaaactctaatcatgttttagtTTCCGGCCgttaaaattaaataagaattcagttaaataaaaattacacagtaattaattattggaaattCGTGTGAATTTCATCCGATAAAAATGAATGTTAAAAAATgtggaaaaaaatgtgttttcaagaGCACTCTATTATCTATATGGCAAACCGTTTAAGTGAATAGGTAGTTTTTCACCaactaaatatttaaaattatttaatactaTGACAAGAGATGGCGATATatttatttgatagtgtatgactTCTCTTATCTTTACAAGGAAGGTGTATTGCATGTGTCTCTCCTTTCGGTGGCACCAAATATTAGGACAGCCGACACCATATGCATATGACATGACATTTCTTCCAGCTCCTTTTGATGAACAACTTCAGTCTTGCTCGAAAAATAAGGATAGAGTTATTTTGAAGTAAAATATTGAAACTCTCTAGCCGTCAAAGGACAACTGCAGGCCAAAGGTAGCAATTACAATGTGCTAGAGGTCGAGGTTAAGCATCCTCGGGACTAGATATTCCCAAATCTATTGCAAATTTCGAAGGTATTTTAACGGTTTGCCCTCTTCCATAGGACATTACAGCATAATACCCTTATAAGATTTAGCGTCGCTCACGCATGACGTTATTTGTAAGGCACCCTCTGCCACAGGTTGATTGGGAGAACCTTGTATCCTCGTCCTAGCCAGGACAGGAAGTTGGAATGGTTGAGTCGGCAGGGGACCTCGTAGTTGGAAATATCCTTATATCCAACATATGAACGAATTTTATAGGTAAATGGGTGACCCTAAGTGTCATCTTCATTTGAAGTGTCGTCCGGTGACACTTTGTCTTATCAGCAAACAAGAAATCAAGTGGGTTAGGTAAATAATCACCAAGAATTATAAAATAAAGCGTGAAAATTCATACAATACTCACCAAAGATGATAGTGTATTCTCTATAGTAGCAGCATCCACTAACAAGTGCAATTTTATGTGTTGCTTCCTTTGTTTCTTCGACATTGATCAAGAAAGCATAATGCCATCAACAAATCTCAAACATTCACAAAACGTCACCAATTTTCTCATCAAATATGTCTCCTTATAAGATAATTCATTTAGAAGAAAGATATAAGACTCAACCTTAATAAAGAGTAGCAAAATGGACCGCCCCGTCGGGCATGCCTATTTTGTTCGCACTTTTTGCGGGGCAGACCAAGGTCTTAGGTTGCACTCTCTAATATGCACCCCCTACCCTACCTCATTTTTTGCGGACTTTTGCAGGTAcaaattttttttgcaatttttaggcTATATTTTGTGTAGTGTTTGCGGGCATGCCACGTCCTCGTATTTTGCGGAGCACACCAAGATTTTAGCCCCGCAACCTTAACTATGCATGCTTTCATGCGCCCCGATTTTTGCGAGTTTTTACAGAATGGGTATGCTCGTTTGACTCCCTTAGCCTTAACCATGAAATGGCTCTGACGCCATAATTTAGAAAACCTATCTGAACATCTGAAGGGCGCCTCAAATTGAATGTCACACATTCTCGCATATGCCGTATTGGTAAAAGGAGTAATTGGGTAGTATTGGTCTTTGAATTCTTTGTATTATCAAAGTGGACATCAAGCATATTGTGGTCCTGCCTATGGAAGAGCAAGCCTTAACCCTGTGGTGAATCATAATAACAACATTGGACGTTAAAAAGGGTGGAAAATGTCAAGGTTGACACATTTTTCTTGTACTCGCACCAATACTGAAAGGCTCTGACACAAGCCTTGTGGAACTACATTCTTGTAAGTTTAATCAAGAAGTGATCAAAGCTAAGCAAGGCATGCATGGCGTAGTTTCGATGATGACAACTTGTGGAGATATTAAAGCATAAATACAATCATCTATTTCAAGCGGTCAAAGATGCACACGAAAGTTTATTCAACCTTGTACTTGTCAAAAAGTACACATGTGTGTGGTATCCCTGCACATGTAAGGGATACTCAAAGGTCCCAGTAGTTTTATAACAGGTAAGGTTGTTAGGGTTAGCTGGCGACAATATTCCTTGTATGGTGGTGTTTATAATGGTAAGAGAGGCTAACTCACGTGAAGTGATAAGCTTTGTATTACGCAGTATTTTGTGTAAGTTATGATATGTTTATTCTCTTGTTAATGGAGAAGTGTTTATAGCGATCTTTGGCCCTAGAGTTTCCTTGGGAATGATAATTGACCAACACTCAATAGTGGACTGTTGAAGCCCGTGCTTTATgggaggaggtggatcaactaTTGACTCTAACTTTCCACTGTCCAATAAACATGTTTCTCCATGTTTCCCATAACTGGGTGAATGGGAGGCACTTATGGTGAGGCAATTCCCACCAGGGGCGATGTAAAGTCATCACCCCTTGTAAGGGCTACGATTCTCCCGCCTTTGCTAGTACATTTACAAATATAATACTACACATTTCATCAAGCACAATGGCTTTGATAAATGGTAAAGTGATTTTAGACTATAAAGCGATGGGATATCCATATGCCATAAGTTTCTTGTGATGAACCAGATTGTCTAAGCTTTGAGTCGGCGATGGACCCCTCGGGCGGAACTTCTATTATACCCTTAGACAGGACTTTAAACTAAGTTTCGTAAGCTAGACTTCAATTGCGTCTCCTGGGCAAAATTTATATGTTGGATCCCGCCCGAGGAAATTCCAAGTCTCTCAGCCGAAGAGTTTTATGTAACATGTTTAATGGGAATTCTTAGTCCCTCGAGCAAAGTTATATTAAGCTTGGCTAATGAGACTATAAAACCCTCAGGTGAGGCGATGAACCTCTCCGGCGAAACCTCTATTAAACCCTCAGACAAGACTTTAAACGAATTCTTCTAAGTTAGTCTCTAGTGGCACCCTATTGACGCATTAGAGCGGCAAGAAAAATATTGGAAGTATTTTGAGATTTATCGTGTCATAGAGAATGGTGGAGGGAAAGAatgtcattcaacagtttctgTGTTTTTGAGCTTGGGTTTAAATGAACAAAAAGTAAAAAAgtataaaaaggaaaataaatacattcttcggAGAAAAGAGAACTCACGGGATTGAATTTCATCTACTTGTCAAATACTTAAACCTACTGATCAGTTGTACTCAACCTAAGTTACCCATCAATATTATCATGTATCGCTCACTACAAAGGTTATGTCTAACACAAAGTTGACGTATCAACTGTATTATTTCCTTGTGGATGTCTCACACAACTAAAAAACATAGAGCATTGAGGATTGACACTCACAGTAAATATTAATCttaaatctatgtctagagtttAGAACCTAACTGATATTCATCCAAGAACAAGATCAGAaaagtatatgtctataacaacttaAATCCCagtaataaaacaaaaacaaggaTAAATACCGATAAAGATTTGTAAAAGAGATTTTATACAATGGCATGATCAGTACATATACATATAAGACAAATAAACTACATATAATCCTCAACAAATGAAAAATACAAAGATAAGAGAGAAGAGAAACAAACACAAATGTTGATTTCTCCAACAAAAATGCACATCTCACTCTCAATCATTAAAATGCATCACTCATTGTTTATTTCCAAAACGTAATCTACTTAAGAATGGAATTGACGGGGTTGGGACAAAAATTCCCCAAATCATAACCCAGAAATGTTGAAAATGAAATACATATAAACAAAATTTGCtcacccgcgctaagcgggctgccTTTATTTTTACGCACTAAACCGCCTCTTGAAAATATCTGGCTGTGTAAAAGTGACCGCGCTTAGCGGACTTAGCACGCTTAGCtggcttcaaaaatcatttacgCCTCTGCTAGAAAAGTGGTAGTGCATTGGACTTTGGGCTTAGCGGCATCAATCATTATTTTCTCCAAAATTGCAtatttgaagtcgtgtcttcgacactttattactATATGATCCAATATGCATCAATACttataaaatgaatgaaaaatgatcaaacagtgtataaatgaataaaaactcaaattatacacaatatgtacaaatataacaaaaatatatgcATTCACGCACAAGTCGAGGAAAAATACTCgataagtgccgcaaaactatatacaaaaataactacaatttggcacttatcaaactccgATTTCTTCTTTCGAAGAGCTCAAATTTGAAGACCAGAAAGGTACGACTTTGATGTAGATTGGTTGGAAGCACGCCTCACCCTAGCTTCAGCCATTA
The Vicia villosa cultivar HV-30 ecotype Madison, WI linkage group LG6, Vvil1.0, whole genome shotgun sequence genome window above contains:
- the LOC131609719 gene encoding chromatin assembly factor 1 subunit FAS1-like isoform X2, encoding MQMENSAIIDLEATPPQPPLQDPTTNRPKTNSRKRKKEVNSKLPNPRTPEEKLAQIETLEKELEGLFGYYREVSGKKVVVDLKQCGGSRNAVVAALMEESELPLSKLVDDVYGRLNSEVANGGVVLVEGFNSALVKSSVLFVGQRMMYGVPNADADILEDHSDSCLWCWETRDVKLLPKSVRGELVIRRTMRKKINERIMAVTEMIGSLKKHESEPNYSQDLIKASKKLNKTSTGADIHLIVEGLLQKNNEDMDKKKASQEEKLLIKQLDRNRREAEKAEKEKEKVEKEKEKAEAKEKEKESMQCDIKTETTAIKKQQKRLVEEAEKEQRRREKEEAELKKKRNLQKQVSIMERFLKRSKPNPSVQNDKVSVEPTASDFISSKDENLSKSATLLMDDVLASSSDISPEDLRRSHFSSWRSLGQSIRSNRKQRWGLRQNPKIEAVNKLKLTDSKAAIQDYELGMENDVDQLGGSSPDLNSCLLNADGTNLDAKKYHRGRQLLQFDNAPRPAFYGFWPSKSDVVGARHPLRKDPNLDYEVSSDEEWEEEEPGESLSDCEKDEEKDEEECQEECSKSDGESEDGFFVPDGYLSEDEGAQLDKMETDVSHAEADSSLCSKDDIEAEEFCALLRQQKYLNNLTEHALRKNNPVIIPNFILDKDPSVLDHNNSGIPKQELLCLQALSMHTIPGGSCIELELSTDKIQDEDQEASPSTGKGAATPPSDLAAIPDTDLPIIVTTIQNCSQGINKLLRSLQQKFPSASKSSLRNKVREVSDYVDNRWQVKKEVLVKLGLSVKPEKSSGGPRSIAAFFSKRCLPPGGESVKPGETSPLTSLKSCSAIQDPQATRSHNI
- the LOC131609719 gene encoding chromatin assembly factor 1 subunit FAS1-like isoform X1, with protein sequence MQMENSAIIDLEATPPQPPLQDPTTNRPKTNSRKRKKEVNSKLPNPRTPEEKLAQIETLEKELEGLFGYYREVSGKKVVVDLKQCGGSRNAVVAALMEESELPLSKLVDDVYGRLNSEVANGGVVLVEGFNSALVKSSVLFVGQRMMYGVPNADADILEDHSDSCLWCWETRDVKLLPKSVRGELVIRRTMRKKINERIMAVTEMIGSLKKHESEPNYSQDLIKASKKLNKTSTGADIHLIVEGLLQKNNEDMDKKKASQEEKLLIKQLDRNRREAEKAEKEKEKVEKEKEKAEAKEKEKESMQCDIKTETTAIETNLKLSQGEVRSDDKCCEQKKQQKRLVEEAEKEQRRREKEEAELKKKRNLQKQVSIMERFLKRSKPNPSVQNDKVSVEPTASDFISSKDENLSKSATLLMDDVLASSSDISPEDLRRSHFSSWRSLGQSIRSNRKQRWGLRQNPKIEAVNKLKLTDSKAAIQDYELGMENDVDQLGGSSPDLNSCLLNADGTNLDAKKYHRGRQLLQFDNAPRPAFYGFWPSKSDVVGARHPLRKDPNLDYEVSSDEEWEEEEPGESLSDCEKDEEKDEEECQEECSKSDGESEDGFFVPDGYLSEDEGAQLDKMETDVSHAEADSSLCSKDDIEAEEFCALLRQQKYLNNLTEHALRKNNPVIIPNFILDKDPSVLDHNNSGIPKQELLCLQALSMHTIPGGSCIELELSTDKIQDEDQEASPSTGKGAATPPSDLAAIPDTDLPIIVTTIQNCSQGINKLLRSLQQKFPSASKSSLRNKVREVSDYVDNRWQVKKEVLVKLGLSVKPEKSSGGPRSIAAFFSKRCLPPGGESVKPGETSPLTSLKSCSAIQDPQATRSHNI